From a single Callithrix jacchus isolate 240 chromosome 5, calJac240_pri, whole genome shotgun sequence genomic region:
- the BIRC7 gene encoding baculoviral IAP repeat-containing protein 7, whose protein sequence is MGPEDSAKCLHRGPEPSPEEHRGPHTLCCPVLGLDTFRAWDHVDGQILGQLRPLAAEEEEDGAGATSPRGPAFPGMGSEELRLASFYDWPLTAGVPPELLAAAGFFHTGQQDKVRCFFCYGGLQSWKCGDDPWTEHAKWFPRCQFLLQSKGRDFVHSVQEAHSQLLGSWDPWEEPEDAAPVAPSAPAPRDPELPMPRREVQSEGTQEPGGASPTQARRAWWVLEPPGARDMEEQLRQLQEERTCKVCLDHAVSIVFVPCGHLVCATCASSLQLCPICRAPVQGRVRTFLS, encoded by the exons ATGGGGCCTGAAGACAGTGCCAAGTGCCTGCACCGTGGGCCGGAGCCGAGCCCCGAGGAGCACCGTGGCCCCCACACTCTGTGCTGCCCTGTCCTGGGCCTGGACACCTTCAGAGCCTGGGACCACGTGGATGGGCAGATTCTGGGCCAGCTTCGGCCCCTGGCAgcggaggaagaggaggatggcGCCGGGGCCACCTCGCCCAGGGGTCCTGCCTTCCCCGGCATGGGCTCTGAGGAGCTGCGTCTGGCCTCCTTCTATGACTGGCCACTGACCGCTGGGGTGCCGCCCGAGCTGCTGGCCGCTGCCGGCTTCTTCCACACAG GCCAACAGGACAAGGTGAGGTGCTTCTTCTGCTATGGGGGCCTGCAGAGCTGGAAGTGCGGGGACGATCCCTGGACAGAGCATGCCAAATGGTTCCCCAG GTGTCAGTTCCTGCTCCAGTCTAAAGGGAGAGACTTTGTCCACAGTGTGCAGGAGGCTCACTCCCAGCTGCTGGGCTCCTGG GACCCGTGGGAAGAACCAGAAGACGCAGCCCCTGTGGCCCCCTCGG CCCCTGCCCCTAGGGACCCAGAGCTGCCCATGCCCAGAAGAGAAGTCCAGTCTGAGGGCACCCAGGAGCCAG GAGGAGCCAGTCCAACCCAGGCCCGGCGGGCATGGTGGGTCCTGGAGCCCCCGGGGGCCAGGGACATGGAGGAGCAGCTGAGGCAGCTGCAGGAGGAGAGGACGTGCAAGGTGTGCCTGGACCACGCCGTGTCCATCGTCTTCGTGCCCTGCGGCCACCTGGTCTGTGCCACATGCGCCTCCAGCCTGCAGCTGTGCCCCATCTGCCGGGCGCCAGTCCAAGGCCGCGTCCGAACCTTCCTGTCCTAG